The DNA sequence CAGGGCCTGCCCTCCCAGCACCACGGCATGGTCAACTACTGGAACGACGACCCGCTGTCCGGCCCCGCCTGGACCGCCGCCCGACACCTGTGGAAGCAGGCCGACTTCGGCCCCCAGGACGTGGACGTCGCCCAGATCTACGACGCCTTCACCCCCCTGATCCCGCTCTCCCTGGAGGGCTACGGCTTCTGCGGGCGCGGCGAAGGCGCCTCCTTCACCGAGGGCGGCGCCCTCGAGATCGGCGGCCGGCTCCCCATCAACACCGGCGGCGGCGGCCTCAGCGAGGCCTACGTGCACGGCTTCAACCTGATCAACGAGGGCGTCAAGCAGCTCCGCGGCATCTCCACCGCCCAGGTGCCCGACGCCGCGACCTGCCTGGTGACCGCCGGCGAGGGTGTCCCGACGTCCGCCATCCTGCTGCGAGCCTGAGGAGCCGACGAAACCATGACGATGCAGACCACCAGCACGCCCGCGACACCCGCGGCCCCCGGGACCACGCCGGACGAGCTCCTCCTCCCCGTCCCCGACGAGGACGGCGCCCCCTTCTGGGAGTACGCCGCCCAGGGCGAACTCCGCGTCCAGGCCTGCGCGGCGCCCGCCTGCGGGAAACTGCGCTTCCCGCCCCGCCCCTGCTGCCCGCACTGCCGGTCCTTCGACTCCGAATGGCGCCTGATGAGCGGCCGCGGCCGGATCTGGTCGTACGTACGGCCGCACCCGCCGCTGCTGCCCGCGTACGCCGCGCAGGCCCCGTACAACGTGATCCTCGTGGAACTGGCCGACGCCCCGCAGATCCGCCTCGTCGGCAACCTCGTCACCTCCCCCGACGCCCCGCTGGACTCCGTGGACCCGGCTCGGCTGCGCATCGGCGCACGGGTCCAGGTGGTGTTCACCGAGACGGGCGGGACGCCGGTGCCGCGCTGGGTGCTGGAGAAGTCTTGAATCCTCCCCTCCCTAAAGGGAGGGGATTCCTGGCTCACGTTGGCGGCGGACCGGCGGTCCGTCAGCTCTTACACGATCAGCACCAGCCGGGTTGAGACCAGCCCGGACGAGCATCACGTGTGCGGAGTTCTTGTCCCTGGGGGACACCGCTCCGCACGCGGTGCACGAGTAGGTTCGTTCCGAGAGGGGTAGTGCGTGCTTGGTTCTCGCTCCGCACAGCGCGCAGTCCATGGTGGTGTGCGCGGGGTGGACAAGGTGCACGGCACGGCCGTGCTTGCGGCCCATCTGGATCAGGGCCGTCTTCGTGGCGCCGATCGCTGCGTCCGCCGCTTTGCGGGCCATGGTGGACTTGGCGAGGAACTTCGCCTTGAAGTCCTCGACGGCGAGGGCGTCATGGTCGCGGACCACCTTCTTGGCCCACTTGCGGGCGGTGTCCTGACGCTGCCGGGCGATCTTCTTCTGCACCTTCGCGGCCTGCCGCCGCGCTTCACGGTAGCCCTTCGACTGGGCCTTGCCCCTCGGTGCGCGGCGTCGGGCCATCATGCGCTGGTAGCGCGCGAGGCGGCCGGCGGCTTTCCGGCCGTACTGGGCGTGTGGCAGGTCGTGGTCGTCGGACGTCGTGGTCGCGATCTCCCTCACCCCCCAGTCGATGCCGATCACCGAGCCTGTGGCGGGCAGCGGCTCGGTGGTCGTGGCGACGACGAAACTGGCGTACCAGCGTCCGAGGCCGTCCCGGTACACGCGCACCGACGACGGCGGCCCGGGCAGGTCCCGCGACCACACCACAGTCACGGCGACGCCACCGGCGAGGTAGAGACGCCCGTCCTTCAACCGGAAACCGCGCTGCGTGTAGTTGAGCGTGGGCTCCGTCACGTGCTTCTTCTTGTACTTCGGCATCCCTGCGCGCTGCCGCATCGGCAGCCGGGCCTTGATGTCCTTGAGGGCCTTCGTCCGGGACTTGGCGAAGTCGCGGATGATCTGCTGCTGCGGAACGCTGCTGCCCTCACGCAGCCACGCCATCGAGCATCGTGCCCCGGTCGGCAGCTTGTCGAGCTGCGACGGACCACACGTCACCTTCTCGCCGACTGTCTTCTTGTGGGCGTGGACCTTGCGGGACATCGCCACGCACTCGTTCCACACCCACCGGCACCGCGCCCACTCCGCCTCAAGCCGGGCAAGCGCGGTAGACGACACGCGCAGCCGGAAAGTGTACCGGGCATGCGCGGAATCCCCATCCTCCATCGCTGCAGTCGGCATGCCCCCAACCTAACCGCCCCCACTGACAACGAAAGAGAGTGCAGGTCAGAGCAGATGAGCAACGAACTCCGACGCTACGCGGCTCCGCCCCAAGGACCCATTCCTCCCCAGGCTGAAGCCCGGGGCGTCCTGGGAGAGATCCGGTGACGGCCGACCGGGCACCGGGACTGCGGGTGGAGCGGTACGTCGAGGGCGTCACCGGGGTCGCGGTCGTCACCCTGGACCGGGAGCGCAAGCACAACGCGATCGGCCTGGCCACGGCAGCGGAACTGGCCAGGGTGTGGCGGGAGTTGCGCTACGAGGACGAGGTACGGGCGATCGTGCTGACGGGCGCCGGGCAGGCGGCCTTCTGCACGGGCATCGACCGGGGCGTTGAGGTGCCGCAGCCCTCCTCGCCGTACTCGGTGGACGACCCGCTCGTCGCCATCGGGCCCAAGGCGAACGACCTGTGGAAGCCGGTGGTCGCCGCCGTCAACGGCATGGCCTGCGGCGGGGCGTTCTACCTGCTGGGCGAGTCGGAGTTCATCATCTCCTCCACGTCCGCGACCTACTTCGACCCGCACACCAGCTACGGGATGGTCAGCGCCTACGAGGCGATCTACATGGCGCAGCGCATGCCCTTCGGCGAGGCCGCCCGGATGTCCCTGATGGGCACGGCGGAACGGCTCTCCGCGCGGCGGGCGTACGAGATCGGCCTGGTCTCGGAGCTCGCGGAGCCCGAGGAGCTCCTCCCGGCGGCCCTGCGGGCGGCCGAGACGCTGGCCGGCTTCCCGACGGAGGCCGTGCAGGGCACCGTACGGTCCCTGTGGGCGGCGAAGCAGGCCACCCTCCAGCAGGCACTGGCGCAGGCGCCGGGGCTGGTGGCACTGGGGAACCTGCCGCCCGAGCGGCAGGCGGAGCTGTTCGCCGGCCGGCGCGGGGCGGGACCGGAGCCGCGGATCCGCTGAGGTCCGGGAGGGCGGGCGGGAGCCGCTTCGGAGCAGGCCTCTGTGCCCCTCGCCGGCCGCCCCGCCGCTAGCGGGTCTTCCGCGTGGACCTGGGCTTCGGCTTGCTCGTGGTCTTGCCGCCCGTGCTGCCGCCGGTGACGGACCCCGTGGTGCCGGAGGTGGAGGCCGAGGTCGGGGAGGAGGACGCGGTGGAGAGGGTCTGGATCGCGCCCACCGTGCAGCGCCGGACGTCGCCCGCCTTGGCCGCGCTCGTCATCGGCAGGTCGACCGTACGGCTCTCGCCCGCCTTGAGGGCGAGGTCCACGGAGCCGGAGTCGACCCGGCCGGACGCCCCTTCGAAGACCAGCGGGACGCGGAAGGTGTACCCGGTCGTCGCGTCGGAGGTGACCTTGACGGTGGCCTTCGCGACGGACGGGCCGGCGCAGGTGACGACCTCGGCGTGCGCGAGCGGCCGGGACTGGGTGGGCGTGGCCGTGGCCGAGGAGCCACTGCCGCTGCCGCCCGTGCTGCCGTAACTCTTCGTCTTCGTCTTCGTCTTCGACTTGCTCTTGGAGCTGGAGCACCCGCCCCCGCTGCTCTTGCTCTTGCTCTTTCCGCTGCCGCCCGTCGACGAGAACCCCGTCAACGCGAGTACCACGCCCACCAGTACCGCCGTGAGCCTGACCCGTCGCCCCGTGACCACCATGACCGAATTCCTCCCCCTCGAACAACCGGCGGCACGCTACCAGGCGCCACGAGACGCGCGGGTACGGTGGCCGCCAAGCGCCTGGACCACGACCGGGCCACTCCCCGGGGGGACCCACCATGACCGACGACACCACGGCCGACACGGCCGCCACGGCCACCACCACCGACGCCGCCGGCCCCGGCGTCATCACGGCGATCGCCCGCCTCCAGGCGCGGCCCGGCCTCGAGGCGGAGGTCCGCGCACAGGCCCTGTCCCTGGTCGCGCCGACCCGGGCCGAGGCGGGCAACGTCTCCTACCGCGCGTACGAGGACCCGACCGCTCCGGGTGCCTGGGTCGTCCTGGAGGAGTGGGCGGACGCCGCGTCCTGGGAGGCCCACCTGGCCTCCCCGCACCTGACGGAGGCCCTGTCCCGCACGGCGGCCCTGCTGGCCGGGGCACCGGTGCTGCGGGTGTTCCCCCCGGCTCTGCCCTCGTAGCCTCCGCGTGCGGGGCTCCGGGGGCGGGCGTAGCGTCGGGATCGAGATCCAGACCCACTCCCCCGGAGGGCCGGGCATGATCCGCAACGTACTCGGCTCGATCTTGGGTCTGATCGGAGCGACGGCCGCCGTCTGGAGCCCCTTCCGTGCCTGGTACGACGGCCGTCACGGACGCGACTACCGGATCGAGGAGCTCTTCTCCTCCGCCGGGATCACCGATGACAAGTCCGCCCTGCTGGGCTCGCTGCTGCTGCCGTTCCTCTTCGCCGCCGTGCTCGCGCTGGTCGCGATCGTGCTGCGCTCCCGGCTGCTCATGGCCTTCTCCGGGGTCGTCGTGCTCGGCTTCGCCGTGCTCTGGATGGTCCGCCAGGGCCAGGCCGCGGGCAGCCTCTCCGTCGGCGGCGACGCTGACGGCGCGGGGCTCGGCGAGGGCCTCGCCAACGCCTTCGGCGCGGGCGCCCTGCTCATCCTCGCGGCGGCCGTGATGAGCGGCCGCCCCCGCCGCCGCGACCGGGTCGCTCCGGAGCCGGCCCCGCCACCGGTCGAGGACCCGGCCCATCCCCCGGCCCCGTCGCCCTGGCCGCCCCCGCCGCAGGACCACTCCTAGGCCGTGCCATCGCTCCCGCCCCCTGACATGACGGCGGCCCCGTCCCCCTGAGGGGGCGGGGCCGGCCAGCCGTTGCGGGCGGGGTGGGGATCAGGCCTCGACGACGCCGGACGCCGCGATCTCGATCTTGCCCTTCGTGGAGCCCGAGGGGGAGCCGAGCTTCTCGATCGTGTCGACGATCTCCTTGCCCTCGACGACCTCGCCGAAGACGACGTGCTTGCCGTCCAGCCAGGAGGTGACGACGGTGGTGACGAAGAACTGCGAGCCGTTGGTGTTGCGGCCGGCGTTCGCCATCGAGAGCAGGTACGGACGGTCGTGCTTCAGGGTGAAGTTCTCGTCGGCGAACTTCTCGCCGTAGATGCTCTTGCCGCCCGTGCCGTTGTGGTTGGTGAAGTCACCGCCCTGCAGCATGAACTGCGGGATGACGCGGTGGAAGCCGGAGCCGGCGTAGCCGAAGCCGTTCTGGCCCGTGCACAGCTCGCGGAAGTTCTGGGCGGTCTTCGGGACGACCTCGTCGAAGAGGCTGAAGACGATGCGACCGGCGGGCTTGCCGTCGATGTTGATGTCGAAGAATACGTTGCTCATGGGGTCCATCCTGTCACTCCCGGTGCGGTGCGCGACCCCGAGGGGGCCGCGACCGGGCCCCCGAACGGCTCAGCCCCAGCTCAGGAGGCGGCTGAGCCGGGTCAGCCGCCCGTACGCGTCCCCGTGCCCTTGGCGGCGTCCAGCGCGTAGACGCAGCGGTCCTTGCTGCACGCGTAGACCACGCCCGCCTCGGCCACCGGGGCTCCGGTGATCTCCCCGCCCGTGGCCAGCTTCCAGCGGAGCTGGCCGCCCGCCGCGTCGAGGGTGTAGAGGCAGTGGTCCGCCGATCCGAAGTGGACCCGGCCGTCCGCGACCGCCGGGGAACCGGTGATCTCGCCGCCCGCCGCGAACCGCCACTTCGGGGTGCCGGTGACCGCGTCGAGCGTGTACACGGCGCTGCCCGCGGCCAGGTGGACGTTGCCCGCGGCGACCAGGACCGGGTCGGCGGACTGCCGGGGCTCGGTGGCGATGCGCCAGCGGTCCTTGCCGTTGGCCGCGTCCAGGGCGTAGACGGTGCCCAGGTAGTCCGCGAGGTAGACCCCGCCGCCCGTGACGGCCGATCCGGGGGCGAAGGCGGGGGGCGCGAGGAACACGGCGGGCGCCTCGAAGTGCCAGCGGACCCGGCCCGAGGCCCGGTCGATGGAGATCACCCGGGTGCCCGCGGCGACGTAGACGTTGCCGTCGGGGGCGGGAGCGACCCGTACGGGCACGTTCCCGCAGGAGGCGGCGTCGCCGACCGGGTACGACCAGGACTCGCGGCCGGAGCGCGCGTCCAGGGCGCGCAGCCGGGCGTCCTGCCACACGTAGACCGTGCCGTCGTGCAGGACGGGGGCCGCCTCGGCGGTCTCGAACTCGCTCTGCGCGCCGGTCAGCTCCCACAGCTTGTGCCCGCTGGACGACTCCCAGGCCTGTACGCCGCCTCCGCGCGTGGCGGTGACGACGGTGCCCCGGTCGGCGCGCAGGGCGTACACCCAGGCATCGGCGGACAGCCGCCAGCGCTCGGAGCCGTCGCCGGCGTCCAGGGCGTAGAGGGAAGGGCCGTCGGAGGCGTGGATGCGCCCGTCGGAGACGGCCATGGACCAGGCCACGTCGCGGGTCTTGAACTGGCGGCGGCCACTGGCCACGTCCAGGGCGTGCACCTCGAAGGAGGTGACGTAGAGCAGCTCGCCGGCGA is a window from the Streptomyces sp. NBC_01244 genome containing:
- a CDS encoding Zn-ribbon domain-containing OB-fold protein; this translates as MQTTSTPATPAAPGTTPDELLLPVPDEDGAPFWEYAAQGELRVQACAAPACGKLRFPPRPCCPHCRSFDSEWRLMSGRGRIWSYVRPHPPLLPAYAAQAPYNVILVELADAPQIRLVGNLVTSPDAPLDSVDPARLRIGARVQVVFTETGGTPVPRWVLEKS
- a CDS encoding RNA-guided endonuclease InsQ/TnpB family protein, with translation MPTAAMEDGDSAHARYTFRLRVSSTALARLEAEWARCRWVWNECVAMSRKVHAHKKTVGEKVTCGPSQLDKLPTGARCSMAWLREGSSVPQQQIIRDFAKSRTKALKDIKARLPMRQRAGMPKYKKKHVTEPTLNYTQRGFRLKDGRLYLAGGVAVTVVWSRDLPGPPSSVRVYRDGLGRWYASFVVATTTEPLPATGSVIGIDWGVREIATTTSDDHDLPHAQYGRKAAGRLARYQRMMARRRAPRGKAQSKGYREARRQAAKVQKKIARQRQDTARKWAKKVVRDHDALAVEDFKAKFLAKSTMARKAADAAIGATKTALIQMGRKHGRAVHLVHPAHTTMDCALCGARTKHALPLSERTYSCTACGAVSPRDKNSAHVMLVRAGLNPAGADRVRADGPPVRRQREPGIPSL
- a CDS encoding enoyl-CoA hydratase/isomerase family protein, producing MTADRAPGLRVERYVEGVTGVAVVTLDRERKHNAIGLATAAELARVWRELRYEDEVRAIVLTGAGQAAFCTGIDRGVEVPQPSSPYSVDDPLVAIGPKANDLWKPVVAAVNGMACGGAFYLLGESEFIISSTSATYFDPHTSYGMVSAYEAIYMAQRMPFGEAARMSLMGTAERLSARRAYEIGLVSELAEPEELLPAALRAAETLAGFPTEAVQGTVRSLWAAKQATLQQALAQAPGLVALGNLPPERQAELFAGRRGAGPEPRIR
- a CDS encoding putative quinol monooxygenase, whose amino-acid sequence is MTDDTTADTAATATTTDAAGPGVITAIARLQARPGLEAEVRAQALSLVAPTRAEAGNVSYRAYEDPTAPGAWVVLEEWADAASWEAHLASPHLTEALSRTAALLAGAPVLRVFPPALPS
- a CDS encoding peptidylprolyl isomerase is translated as MSNVFFDINIDGKPAGRIVFSLFDEVVPKTAQNFRELCTGQNGFGYAGSGFHRVIPQFMLQGGDFTNHNGTGGKSIYGEKFADENFTLKHDRPYLLSMANAGRNTNGSQFFVTTVVTSWLDGKHVVFGEVVEGKEIVDTIEKLGSPSGSTKGKIEIAASGVVEA